One part of the Mariniblastus fucicola genome encodes these proteins:
- a CDS encoding sigma-70 family RNA polymerase sigma factor: MSDSPQQSTEIDGAKFSQLIIQSQRQMRTLVLAMVPGCRDVDDILQESCAAMWKKIDSYDSQRPFANWSLAFVRMQTMAWLKRQGRDRLRMSGEAMDSIYQSVEESYEPSRDHRKVNALEDCLMLLNESEKSLLTSRYVHGESVGELAEKTSGRTSAALYKQFARLQSRLLRCIEGKLGEL, translated from the coding sequence TTGTCTGATTCCCCACAGCAATCTACTGAAATTGATGGGGCGAAATTTTCGCAGCTGATCATTCAGTCGCAGCGCCAAATGCGAACGCTTGTTCTGGCGATGGTTCCGGGCTGTCGCGATGTCGACGACATTTTGCAGGAGTCCTGTGCGGCGATGTGGAAGAAAATCGATAGCTACGATTCACAGCGGCCGTTCGCGAACTGGTCGCTGGCGTTTGTACGGATGCAAACGATGGCGTGGCTGAAACGTCAGGGCCGCGACCGGTTGCGGATGAGCGGCGAAGCGATGGATTCGATCTATCAGTCAGTCGAAGAGTCGTACGAGCCGTCGCGGGATCATCGCAAAGTCAACGCGTTGGAAGACTGTTTGATGTTGTTGAACGAGTCTGAGAAAAGCCTGCTGACCAGTCGCTATGTGCACGGAGAATCGGTCGGCGAACTGGCGGAGAAAACGAGCGGTCGTACGTCGGCGGCGCTCTACAAACAGTTTGCCAGACTCCAAAGTCGGCTTTTGCGTTGCATTGAAGGAAAGTTGGGGGAACTGTGA